The Astyanax mexicanus isolate ESR-SI-001 chromosome 20, AstMex3_surface, whole genome shotgun sequence genome contains a region encoding:
- the smfn gene encoding small fragment nuclease: protein MSAPIRTAACRLVAGVYSRSLTKRALTHTTKHTTAPSAALLLHTCSSASAAAEMWRNMSASSSSSSSQSSSDRQSQRMVWVDLEMTGLDIEKDQIIEMACIITDSNLNILAEGPNLIINQPNELLDGMSDWCKEHHGNSGLTQAVRDSKISLQQAEYEFLSFIRQHTPPGQCPLAGNSVHADKKFLDKYMPQFMRHLHYRIIDVSTVKELCRRWFPGDYKLAPQKKASHRALDDIQESIKEMQYYRVNIFKAETEEKKWKIIENGEKCEA from the exons ATGTCGGCGCCTATAAGAACAGCAGCGTGTAGATTAGTAGCAGGAGTTTACTCGCGCTCTCTCACCAAGCGAGCGCTtacacacaccaccaaacacaccACAGCTCCCAGTGCAGCTCTCCTGCTCCACACATGCAGCTCTGCCAGTGCTGCAGCTGAGATGTGGAGGAACATGTctgcttcatcatcatcatcttcatcacagTCTTCCTCAGACAGACAGAGTCAGAGGATGGTGTGGGTTGACTTGGAG ATGACTGGGCTCGATATTGAAAAGGACCAGATAATTGAGATGGCGTGCATCATCACAGACTCGAATCTGAACATCCTAGCAGAG ggtcCAAATCTGATTATCAATCAGCCGAATGAGCTGCTTGATGGCATGTCTGATTGGTGCAAGGAACATCATGGCAAT TCAGGTTTGACGCAGGCGGTGCGGGACAGTAAGATCTCACTCCAGCAGGCTGAATACGAGTTCCTGTCCTTCATCAGACAACACACTCCGCCTGGGCAGTGCCCCCTCGCAG gaaacTCTGTGCATGCTGATAAGAAGTTCCTGGACAAGTACATGCCCCAGTTCATGCGGCACCTGCACTATCGCATCATTGACGTGAGCACGGTGAAGGAGCTCTGCAG acgCTGGTTTCCGGGGGACTACAAACTAGCCCCACAGAAAAAAGCATCACACAG AGCGCTGGACGACATTCAGGAGAGCATTAAAGAAATGCAGTATTACAGAGTGAATATTTTTAAAGCAGAGACGGAAGAGAAGAAGTGGAAGATCATAGAGAATGGAGAGAAGTGTGAAGCGTAA